The proteins below come from a single Streptomyces tubercidicus genomic window:
- a CDS encoding alpha/beta hydrolase produces MSVQPEMQRRMAMAMRVHPELRAAFESLPQFSDPYEDIEGTRRGFHEMLAAFPADRTGVDSERFEIPRADGSALTVEVYRPEGGAGTGSGGDAVPGQGAASGQDIARDGEAAAPDGGGHALPAVLHFHGGGYALGRSLPGQDRAAIALCRELPAVVITVEYRLAPEHRYPAGVEDCYLALEWAAGRAGELGIDPARIALTGKSAGAGLSAAVALMARDRGGPAIVHQSLCVPDLDDRVGADEAAEAEGAVTARGTTGRSVQRAWKHYLPEGTGVADAYAAAARATDLSGLPPAYVLVCDLDPMRDAGLAYARRLMDAGVPVTVRNVPGAWHGFELYAPETRVAKEMTAHWTGQLRAALYPVMG; encoded by the coding sequence ATGAGCGTTCAGCCCGAGATGCAGCGCCGGATGGCGATGGCGATGCGGGTGCATCCCGAACTCCGGGCAGCCTTTGAGTCGTTGCCGCAGTTCTCCGATCCGTACGAGGACATCGAGGGCACGCGCAGGGGGTTCCACGAGATGCTGGCCGCGTTTCCGGCCGACCGTACGGGCGTGGACAGCGAACGGTTCGAGATCCCGCGGGCGGACGGCAGTGCGTTGACGGTCGAGGTCTACCGTCCGGAGGGCGGGGCGGGCACCGGCTCGGGAGGGGACGCCGTACCGGGGCAGGGTGCCGCATCGGGGCAGGACATCGCGCGGGACGGGGAGGCCGCCGCGCCTGATGGGGGTGGCCACGCCTTGCCCGCCGTACTGCACTTCCACGGTGGCGGGTACGCCCTCGGCCGGTCGCTGCCGGGGCAGGACCGCGCGGCGATCGCGCTCTGCCGAGAGCTGCCCGCCGTCGTCATCACCGTCGAATACCGCCTCGCGCCGGAGCACCGCTATCCAGCCGGGGTGGAGGACTGCTATCTCGCGTTGGAATGGGCGGCGGGGCGAGCCGGCGAGCTGGGCATCGATCCCGCACGGATCGCTCTCACCGGCAAGTCGGCGGGCGCGGGGCTCAGCGCCGCGGTCGCCCTGATGGCCCGGGACCGCGGTGGCCCGGCGATCGTCCATCAGTCGCTGTGCGTCCCGGATTTGGACGACCGGGTCGGGGCGGACGAGGCGGCGGAGGCCGAGGGGGCCGTGACGGCACGGGGGACCACCGGGCGGAGCGTCCAGCGGGCGTGGAAGCACTATCTGCCGGAGGGGACGGGCGTGGCGGATGCGTATGCCGCGGCGGCGCGCGCCACCGACCTGTCGGGGCTGCCGCCGGCCTATGTGCTGGTCTGCGATCTCGATCCGATGCGCGATGCCGGGCTGGCGTATGCCCGGCGGCTGATGGACGCCGGGGTGCCGGTCACGGTCCGCAATGTGCCGGGTGCCTGGCACGGGTTCGAGCTGTACGCGCCGGAGACCCGGGTGGCGAAGGAGATGACGGCTCACTGGACGGGGCAGTTGAGGGCGGCGCTGTATCCGGTGATGGGGTGA
- a CDS encoding TetR/AcrR family transcriptional regulator produces MSEIDRSRVARAEARTRIEDTAARLFAERGFAGTTIGEIAAGAGLSKPMLYRHFDSKQELHLALLERHRDELAAAPVRELLHGEGDLGTRMIAMYDAWFGYVESHPYTWRMMFRDTTGDAQVEAFHRELQRRQRETDMALLREFVPGIPEAELEPLGEAIRSALYGLALWWLDRPDQPREPLVAAMTRITRGLISTVEPPGGGASGAEPPDAEAPGVAAPRSEGPGATD; encoded by the coding sequence ATGAGCGAGATCGACCGGAGCCGCGTAGCGCGCGCGGAGGCCCGGACCCGTATCGAGGACACCGCGGCCCGGCTGTTCGCCGAGCGCGGCTTCGCGGGCACGACCATCGGGGAGATCGCCGCCGGGGCGGGCCTGAGCAAGCCGATGCTCTACCGCCACTTCGACTCCAAGCAGGAGCTGCACCTCGCCCTGCTGGAGCGGCACCGCGATGAGCTGGCCGCCGCCCCGGTCCGCGAACTCCTGCACGGCGAGGGCGATCTGGGCACGCGGATGATCGCGATGTACGACGCCTGGTTCGGGTATGTGGAGAGCCATCCGTACACCTGGCGGATGATGTTCCGCGACACCACCGGGGACGCTCAGGTGGAGGCGTTCCACCGTGAGCTGCAGCGCCGGCAGCGCGAGACGGACATGGCGCTGCTCCGCGAATTCGTGCCCGGTATCCCCGAGGCCGAGCTGGAGCCCCTCGGTGAGGCGATCCGCAGCGCGCTCTACGGGCTCGCCCTGTGGTGGCTGGATCGCCCCGACCAGCCACGTGAGCCGCTCGTAGCGGCGATGACACGGATCACCCGTGGCTTGATCTCCACCGTCGAGCCACCGGGCGGCGGGGCCTCGGGCGCCGAGCCACCGGATGCCGAGGCACCGGGCGTCGCGGCCCCGCGCTCCGAGGGGCCGGGCGCCACGGACTGA
- a CDS encoding spheroidene monooxygenase — MIFSVHIADVGVRAVRTVLRERPRPGEIPGLRYAETALTGAIAAGPPKVRPGRAALLASWDDDAALDRFLAEAPLARRLAGGWHVRLRPLRFSGSWGPMPVEIEPGAAGDATDGPVAVITLGRLRLRRALPFLRANSRAAGRAAADPSMTASLALARPPRFVGTFSLWQSTSAMQHYAYGSALPEHKDAIRDHQTKPFHHEAGFLRCRPYGAQGRLKGWEPVSAAARGPCIP, encoded by the coding sequence GTGATCTTTTCCGTACACATCGCCGACGTCGGCGTGCGCGCCGTGCGCACCGTCCTTCGTGAGCGGCCACGGCCGGGCGAGATCCCCGGCCTCCGGTATGCCGAGACCGCGCTCACCGGCGCCATCGCGGCCGGACCGCCGAAGGTGCGCCCCGGCCGCGCCGCTCTGCTCGCCTCGTGGGACGACGATGCCGCGCTCGACCGCTTTCTCGCCGAGGCTCCGCTGGCGCGGCGGCTGGCCGGTGGCTGGCATGTGCGGTTGCGGCCACTGCGGTTCTCCGGTTCCTGGGGGCCGATGCCGGTCGAAATCGAGCCCGGCGCCGCGGGGGACGCGACGGACGGGCCGGTCGCCGTGATCACCCTGGGGCGGCTACGACTGCGCCGCGCACTGCCGTTCCTGCGCGCCAATTCCCGAGCCGCCGGCCGCGCCGCCGCCGACCCCTCAATGACCGCTTCGCTCGCGCTGGCCCGACCACCCCGCTTCGTCGGCACCTTCTCCCTGTGGCAGAGCACATCGGCAATGCAGCACTACGCCTATGGCTCCGCCCTGCCCGAGCACAAGGACGCGATCAGAGACCACCAGACAAAGCCGTTCCACCATGAGGCCGGTTTCCTTCGATGCCGCCCCTACGGCGCCCAGGGCAGGCTGAAGGGGTGGGAGCCGGTATCCGCGGCCGCCAGGGGCCCATGCATACCTTGA